DNA sequence from the Macadamia integrifolia cultivar HAES 741 unplaced genomic scaffold, SCU_Mint_v3 scaffold1875, whole genome shotgun sequence genome:
GAGTTTGTGAAAAGATATCTAGAAGCTGTCTTGGTTGTTAGAATGCCAGTTTTAGAGAGATGGCACCACCATTGTTCATTATTAGCAGCAGAGACATGAATAGGAAGCTGTAGAATCATGTGTGATATATGATAAGGCAACAAATATTGTATAAGATTAGAATTCCAACCATTACCAGATATAACGTGCCTTACCAGTGTTACTGGCCTAATGTGAGTTATTATGATCATGATATTGAGCAATAGAAATTGGAGATCACTGGAAAATCCAGGGTTCCGTCCAAAAGAAGGTATTGTTCCCATTACCAACTTTCCTGTAAATCATATGATGAAGAGTGAAAATAAAACTAATGATGGCATTCTAGCAAGGGGAGCCTCTTGTTTTGAGGGTTTTGGGATCAAAGACAGATATGTGATGGAAATACTTAGCCTGTAAGAGATGAACCCAGAGGCTTTGAGGGTTGTTGAGAAGTCTCCATCCACGTTTGAGGAGTAAAGCCTTATTTTGGGTGCATGAATCTGTAAAGCCAAAGCCCCCAAAAGCTTTAGGCCTACACAGTTTCTACCAACCAATTAGATGAGCTTTTCGGTGAGATGATGAGTCACTATTCTAAAAGTGAGAGTAGATTGAGTCCAGTTTCCTGTATACAGTCTTTGGAATAGAGAAACATGACATTAAATAAGAAGATATTGATGATAGAGCTGACTGGATGAGTACCTGTCTTActgcaaaagaaagaagggaagctTTCCAAGTACTAAGCATATTTTCCACTCCATGAAAAAGATTGTTAAAATTCACACATGTAGATCTAGGGTGGAAATGTTTGGTACCAAGATAGACTGAATCCTTATCCATTTCCAAGATGCCAATGGAGCGACAAAGGGATGCATGATCATCAGGCTTGTCATTGGAGCTAAAAGTAAGTCCACTTTTGGAGAGGTTGATGGTCAAATTAGACAGATCAACAAAAAGATCCAGAATACACTTCTTAGTGGATATGTCCTCATGGATTGCGTGACAAAAAATTAAGGTATCGTCCGCAAAAAACAGATGGGTAATTTCTGGAGCAAATCTAGAAATCTTGATGCCCTTAAATAAGTTTAACTCCCTGTGAATGTTCAAAAGTTTGGAAAGTCCTTTCAtcacaataataaataaaaaagggctTTGGGGtcatttgatgagcacaataatatgtgaaatcttagggatataaatgtacattttgcctcactttggatagtactacttctgtttttcttgtatttttttagtttccaagtctacaagagaaggTACttaaagtgcttaaagtgaatcaagaattAGTCCAAGCTtaaactaacttgtccaaaggtgggacctaCTTATTGGTACCACAtcatctctcctacaaaatcctgaagattattctctttccttgccacctcaaaagatcttgaagatgctatgcaaaaattcctttctgatttagtcaagatgcaagatattggttaatattacagggaaggaatagaatttgttaaattttggaaatagattctctctttcctcacacaatatcttagaaaatgaaaatttttttaccaagatataatttaattttattttctttcttttcttaaagaagacttgtagaaggaaggaggcaagaccaaagcccgaTAAAAACCCCTTCCAACCcctcttatttattattattccgcttagtttattttctagtttatgcttagttctcttctctctctctccctctctcactctctttagttttagttcttctttatttttactttaatcacttttgtcatagctttttatttcaattaatgcaagcactcttttacttttattcagctttttatatttatgatttatgtaattgagtcgtaattttaaagttatagttctaggcttagatttaggtgacaagatcacgagccgtggagcatctctttttccagttcagttttttttttcttgagatttgttttctctaggcttagaaaatttagatttgattattttcagatctggtttttagggttggcagtatctcaaatcacctaagCTTTCAAGTTCGAGCATTGACTCAGGTatgtaggcttcttcaatagttttctcttccccttctcattccctcttctgaccatcctttcttttttaatttacgattttaatttcagttgttacattattgctttctttttcccccaaggttcatggctagtgtatgtgttggctttgcccctcctagccatagaaccatcattttattatttttattttaattgcctccctttccctaaagccaagtagagtgactctctagtcaagtagggaagctcatattatgatgcatctctgGGGCAAattagagaaacctacttgtgagtctctctctagctcccctttcttttactttatttttattttagtattttcttttccttcattgctaTTTAATTGCAtaggttgtttattttcagttatttattaatttaattttaattacatggcttacgtatttaaattcttagatgaccaatggttaggacgttattttagatatatatgtttaggatggtagttggaattagatcacaaccattagtCGGtttactttcgcattattaaaagaagccaaaaataaagtggctactcttcTTGCGTTCGACCcctagctacactgatccgtacgcttgcagttacattttaaatcctaacaagtttttggcaccgttgccagtaagacagttccatgttatttttcaatttcttttggtaaatcggagtgctttgtttgctttgttttgtttttgtttttcttttattgaattcttgagaagaacaacttgtaatagtagttgtatcggtggaggccgccaagcctcacagtatgataaagacaggttttgccctgtagcagtacctcaggaattgacctgagcaaccttGGATCCTTGCCGGTAAgttcccaaaaagcaaaaaaatatgaaaaaaagtgtttttctttctattcttttgtgctCGTCTTACTCTAGTTTTGGGTAGTCTTCTGTTGCATGAGTATATGGACCTGTGATTTtaccaatcgtttagtaagagtacctattttaagaatgacaaaacaacctaagcctactttaaatGATAGGTTTTACCCAGCCagggcagcccaaccttcttgcattagattactAGTTGCCACAGGAATCAACTAtaagcttaaaactcaattcatcactatgttaccccacttccatgggctatcctCCGCGGATGCTTATTTGTTTCTGAGAGAATTGGAGGAGATTTGTGTCCTCATGAagatacaacagctcagtgatgatgctgttaaacttagatgAATTACCTTTTTGCTCAAGGATGAAGCAAAAAGATGGCTATATGGGCTACCAACTAATTCCATTATCACATGGGATCAGTTTATGGTAgcgttcttaaaaaaaaaatttcccttgcataaaacaaacaaacttaagagcgaGATCATGCAATTCtgacaaaaacctcaagagtcattttccaaactcaTGGAAAGGTTTCAAGACCTTCTTcaagagtgtccccatcatggTATTGACAAATGGAATCTttaccaaataatttatgaagagATAGACTACCATAGCAAGCAGATGTCagagtctatgtgtcctacAGACTTCACAGCTTATGCAGACGAAAATGAAgcttggaatatatatatatatatatattaggcaTGCTAGCGGATCACAGtagaattaggaatgctagcaaaGCCTTTGTCGTTGGATTGTAACAAATTGATATTAATCGTTAGATGATTCTTATGTTTATATTATTCTAAAATTACGTTGAGACTGACAATAATATACAACTGAACCAATTAGGGTATTTTTGGGAAGAGGAATGTCAGGCATACTATGAAGAAAAAATGGGAGTCCGTAAAAGAAATCTTCCAATACGACTGACACATATCTCTCActcttcctcatttcttcttctctccactatcttcttcttcccccttgtgCGTACCTCGTCTGCAACTGAAACAAAATTTTGCTAGACCAGTGTTGCCCTATAACCTAAAGGAGATTTAGGTCAAGATGTGTTGAAAGAACTTGAATTGTTGAAGCACTAAATTGTAAAACTTTAAATTTCTGCTTGACTTTGATTATTGCTTAAATAATGTATGTACAAATGCATAGAGAACTGGTGGTTTCCCATATGTATCTTAGAATGGTAGTATATATGTTTACAAAAAGATCATTGCGAATCTGTATGACATAGAAGAGTGTTCTCTTTGGGGTGGGGCCACTATATATATTCTCTATGATGCAAATGAGGGCCATCGGCCCTAATAGGTATTGTGATATGGCAGTTGAATTTATCACATGGTTTATGGTCGGCATAACTGGACTTTTGTGTTAGCTTGTATATAAACTAGAGTAATTTAAACTGATATGTGTATAGTAGTTTCCTTTGCATATCAATATTGTTATTGTTAGAAATGTGTAGGTGGGCTAGAAGGATAGTAGAGAGTCTTGGTACCCATTGTCATCAGTGGTCCATTTTGGTTTCCTCCATAGAGATAGTACCTGATTGGGAATGTCCTTATAGGATTGGACCCAAATATCGTTGATGGAAAAAGTATTTAGAGCGTGTGGATGGAAAAATTGTTCTGTAGTGCACCAAGTAGCTGTTGACACTACACTTTTATATCTTTTAGGAATTACATAAAATTTGAATAGAGATCGGGGATGTGATAGAGGATGATTCTATCGGACGTAGTACCTGGTTCTATATGGAAAAAGGTAATTTATTGGTTGGAAAATAGTTGGCTTGGTTGTTATTGTTATCCATTGTatagaattttttaaatgtcaagttgctgttttgttttttatgcTTTGGCAGAGTTTTTATATGGAATGAACGAACAGTCAGATTTGGATCAAGTTATTGAAACCGGCGCAGTGCAGTTGGAGAATGAAGTACGTGATTCGGATGATAAGACAGAAGAATCTATAGTAAATGGGGAAGGGGTTGGTGTTGAAGAGGGTGTTGGGGAAGCAAATGATTGTGGAGAAGAGTATGTGCAATAGCTAAACAATGAGGAAGGAAGTAATGATCCAAATGTGGCTAGAACAACAAGTGGGGCCGACGATCTGGATGCGGCATACTCTTTTTACAATGAATATGCCCAGAAGAGAGGTTTTAGTGTTCGCCTCCATAGGACAAATTATTTCAAGAAAAGGGAGTCAGATGGATCAAGGCGGGTTCTATAAAAAGGTTTGTTCGTTATAAAGAAGGTTTCCAAAAGATTAACTGCAAGAAttagaagggaagggaagtgtgTCGTCGAGCAAAGGTTAGTGTTGGTTGTCCTGCTTTTGTTATGGTTAACTAATGGTTGGGTCATCGAGAAGATGGAGGCAAATCAAAATCACACATTAGTTTATCCTGGCCAAATATTCAGACTCGGATCACATCAACAAATATCAGATGAATTCAAAGCGATAGTTGGCAATCTACAAAGGAGTGGATTAGGTCCAACACAAATTAGTGATTATGAAAATATTCAATGGCCAACAGAATGTTGGTGTGTCAGAGGTGAAGCTCAAAAGTTTTATCAAGAGAAACGAAAGGCATATGGGTATGGAGGAGTGTCAATCTGTGTTAACATATTTTGATTCCATCCGAGTGAAGGACCTTGGCTTCATTTACTCCATCAATTTAGCTAAAAATGGGATGTTGAGCggatttttttgggttgataGTAGAGTGAGGTCTTCTTATCAAGTATTTGGTGATGTTGTGGTGTTTGACACAACATACAAGAGGAACCGATATAGatggccttttgggccattcaCAGGAGTCAATAACCATGGGCAATCTATCATAGTCGTATGTGGTTTGGTTGCTAACGAAACGAAGGAGTCATTTGAGTGGTTCTTTAGGGCGTGGTTGAATGCAATGGGAAACAAGGCACAAGATGCCATTATTACTGATGAGTGTACCAGTATTATACCTACCATGACCAGTGTTTTCCCCAATGCAGTACATCGATTTTGCTCTTGGCATGTTGCGAAGCATGCACAAGAACACCTTGGTCCGATATCGTACAGGAATCATGACTTTAAGATGGACTAGAGTCAGTGCATATATCGTACGTGGACAGAGGAACAATTTCTTATACGGTGGGAAGCAATGATGGTGAAATATAACTTGAAGGGTAATTCATGGTCAAGTGTCAAGTTCGCACAAAGGGAGCATTGGGTGCCATGTTGTTTGAGAAAGCAATTTTTGCGGGTATGAACTCAACACAATGAAGTGAAGGGTTGAATAGTTACTTTCAAGGTTATTTTAAGGGCACAATGACATTGTATAAATTTGTAAAGTAATATGAGAAGGCAATCGAGAGGCAGAGAGAGAACGAAGTTGATTATGAATTGAGAACAGCTACCCAATTACCACAACTATCTTCGCAACATCCACTAGAAGAGCATGCGGGTAAGGTTTACACAAGGTGGGTGTTTGACATTTTTAAGAAACATTTCATTGCCAGTTTTAGCCTATATGCAAAAGAGGATGCAATTGAGGGTCAAGTTCAAAAGTTTAGGGTGGGCCCTTTTAAGATCCCAATTGAGCATAGGTGCACGGTGGTATACGACGCAACACAAGAAAAGACACAATGTGATTGTGGATGCTTTTAGTTCATAGGGATACTATCCAAGCATGCATTGAAGGTCCTGCAGATTGTAGACTGTGACATTATCCcaagaaaatacattttttttaggtGGACGAAGGAAGCTAACTCTGGGTTGACATTTGAAAGTCAGGGTGCACAATTTCCAAGATCATCGTCCGTTGATGCACAATGCAAGTACAATTTCTTTCCTTCACCCAACTAAAGTGCAAGCTGGCCAAAGCctaatcaaaatttattttattcttgggTTGAACCAAGTTACCTTGATCCACTGCCATTGAACCAATTTTGCTGAAGCAGGAATTCAATCTTGGCTCTCATCAAGCTTGTTGATCCAGATGTTCACTTatccttaaaaaagaaaagaaaagaaaagaaaaaagaaaagaaaagaaaagaaaagaaaagaaagaatgaaagaaagaaaaccaaaccACAACATTGTAGCCCAAAATCAGAACGAGGCTGAACCATTTAACAATACTTTCAGATTCATTCATCAAGACCAATACATtatctgataaaaataaaatcaatacaTCACTTTACTTGCATAGTCATTAATTAGGGTTTATATAAAATTTTGGAGATTCCCTGCGCGTTATTTCACCTAGACATACATATGGGACAGATCTAAATTCtaaaggacagtcttaccttaAAAGGCCTGTCCTTTAGAGTTTAGATCTGCCTCATATGTATGTCTAGGTGAAAGTATGTGCAGGGGATCCAAATTCTACCCTCTTATTTAGGCCAATGTGCAACCACTTTGTCGTCACTGGGGTATAATTTGTCGACAACGTGAACCCCATCAAATTTTACAATGGCCATGCAGTCCCTACAAGTATCTCTTGCTGCAAAATAAACGTCTGCATGAGTAGCTACAAATACACCATTCCTGTTATACCAGAAATCACAATAGTAGAGAGTGTCAGTAAAAATAGTATCACAGAAGTCCCATGTGAATTCCTGGTTGTAATCAAGTGCCTTCTCTCCGAAATCATCGTTCTTTGATTGACACGACAAATGCAATCTCTTTCCTGGAGCCAACATGTTCTTCACTCTTACATGCTTATGAGTAGTCGTGAAGCACCCAGAAACTGAAGATGATGAGTACTCCATGAACACAGCAAGAATGATCAAAACAGGAATGACACTAGTAAAACCACCCATTGTGTTCTTTGTTCTTGCAGTGTTGTTCTTGTTGTGTTGTTTGTGAGGTTTAAATAGAGTAGTTTTTGATCCATTTCTGTTAGGATCCAAAGTCTGAGCTTATGTTTTTCTCTACCATCCATTTTAGAGGTAGAGAATGCATGGTGTGGTTAATTTGTTGGTCATCAAAGCAGATTACGGTTTTTATCATGGTTTGGCTGCAACAACCATTTACTATACTTGGATATTTAGGATTAGATGTGTGAACAGAGCTAGAGCTAGCTTATATTACTTACTATACGTGAGTTGAACAGAAAGACATTGAGTCTGTAGAGACGCGGACTTGAAATATAAAAAGTAACCATTTGCTCCTATAATGTTCAACGATAGCATGTTGGGGTAGGGAACACAACGTGTAAGGACATTTAATATGCAGTTGGGTTTGGAAGTAAGTAGGAGGTTGGCTTATGTTAGAACAATGCTTAAATTGCCCTTCCAAAGTTGCTGCGAACTACCAAATGATCATGTGCCTGCACCCATCCTTATCCAACATTTGTTACCATTCAAGTCTAAATGATCAAGTCCTTGGACCCTTCCATACCCAACGTTTGTTACCATTCAAGTCTAAGCTGCATGGCGAATAAATAAATGGGTAGTCACTCCCGAAACGTGGTCAAAAGACGATCATGAAGCATGTTATGAAAATTAGGTGGTTTAAGAGGCTGGTATGGGGAGGAATGGAAGCATAACATAAGttagaaaatacatgtatggaaaggactataacttagaggtttctaaacccacatgtgataaaagtaattgtattttcacagtaaatttggatttacaaaaggaccagtacattcttagcccaaaggataggaatgtagttacggttgtgactcttgtgtgttttatctgctagatgtacatttattgtgtaattTATCTGCTaggtgtacatattaaattttctagtccggttatttggtgtgtatgattcatacctgagattcttagggttacttgatctggttttagctctcagggaacccaaacaggtgttgttgtTGAACAAAAcacaactgaagggaaataggaacaattttattgccctattaagtctataatgactttggagtaattttgaattgattttatcttaaattttgttctctgaattatttatgtacatttatgcttcatttgtttgtgttgtctctgattgtgtaagaaacacattaaagcatacacttctgtacatatattcatctctaatgtggaaaatatgataggaatgagtgaaacccaccaaagtggtacattcagttcaatt
Encoded proteins:
- the LOC122065072 gene encoding S-protein homolog 29-like, translated to MGGFTSVIPVLIILAVFMEYSSSSVSGCFTTTHKHVRVKNMLAPGKRLHLSCQSKNDDFGEKALDYNQEFTWDFCDTIFTDTLYYCDFWYNRNGVFVATHADVYFAARDTCRDCMAIVKFDGVHVVDKLYPSDDKVVAHWPK